ACGGCACGCTGCTGGCGACGGGCAAGAATGTCGTCGTCATCGGCGGCGGCGACACGGCGATGGACTGCGTCCGTACCGCGATCCGCCAGGGTGCCAAGTCGGTGAAGTGCCTCTACCGCCGCGACCGGGAAAATATGCCCGGATCGCAGCGCGAAGTCGCCAATGCCGAAGAAGAAGGCGTGGAGTTCGTCTGGCTGACCGCGCCGATCGCGTTCGAAGGCACAAGCCAAGTCACCGGCGTCAAGGTCACCAAGATGCGCCTCGGCCAGCCCGACGCATCGGGCCGCCGCGCGCCCGAACCCGATCCGGGCAGCGAACATACGCTGGACGCCGATCTGGTCATCAAGGCGCTGGGCTACGACCCGGAGGAACTGCCCCGGCTGTTCGGCAGCGAAGACCTGTCGGTCACTCGCTGGGGCACGCTGCGCGTCGATCACAAGACGATGATGACCAGCGTGGACGGCGTGTTCGCGGCAGGCGACATCGTGCGCGGCGCATCGCTGGTCGTCTGGGCGATCCGCGACGGCCGCGACGTAACCGACCATATGCACCGCTATCTGAAGGCGAAAGCCAAGGCGGGCGAAAGGGTCGCGGCATGATGCGCCTCGCCTTTCTTGCCGCGCCCCTGCTCCTGCTCGCTTCGCCGGTCGCGGCGCAGCCTCAAGCACCTGTCGCGACGCCCCAATCTGTCGATCCGGCGCTGCTGGCCAAGGCCAAGCCGATCGCCGCCATCATGCTCCCCAACGGCACCATGGAAAAGATGATGGGGCCGATGATGCAGAAGATGATGGGTCCGATGATGGACAGCATGACCAAGATGCCGATCCGCGAGTTCCTGAAAGTCGGCGGCCTCGACCCGGAACAGGCGGACAAGCTGGGCGAAGGGACGATCGAGGAGATGATGGCGATCATCGATCCGAATTTCCGCAAGCGGATGGATGTGATCGTCAACAGCATGATGCCCGCGATCGGCCGCTTCATGGGACGCTATGAACCTGACATGCGCGAAGGCATGGCTGAGGCCTTCGCCTACCGCTACAACGCCGCCGAACTGGACCAGATCACGGCGTTCCTGAAGACGCCCGTCGGCGCCAAATTCGGCGCCGGCTTCATGGAGTTGGCCACCGATCCGCATTATATCGGCCGCTTGCAGAAGGTGATGCCGGAAATGATGCGGGCCATGCCGGACATCATGAAATCGTCTGCGGCCGAACTGGAAAAGCTGCCCAAGCCGCGCACCTACAACGACCTGACCAAGGCTGAACGCGACCGCCTTACCGCCTTGCTTGGCGCGGACGCCAAGAAGGCCAACTGACGATCGACGTCGGCGATTGCCGACACCAACGGAATGATAGCGGCCGTGCCCCGATAGACGGACGGCCAGATGCAAGGGTAAGTCATCATGACCGACACCAATTTCATGGCCAGCCCCGAAGAACGCGCACGGATCGCGGCCGAGGGCATGTATCACCCCGACCTGGAAGGCGACGCCTGTGGCGTGGGCCTGGTCGCCGCTACCGATGGCCGCCCCAGCCGCCGCGTGGTCGCCAGCGCGATCGATGCGCTGAAAGCCGTGTGGCATCGCGGCGCGGTGGACGCCGATGGCAAGACCGGCGACGGCGCGGGCATCCATGTCGACCTGCCGGTGCGCTTCTTCGACGATGCGATCGCGGACTCCGGCCACAAGCCGCTGCCCAACCGCCTGGCTGTCGGCATGATCTTCCTGCCGCGCACGGACCTGTCCGCGCAGGAAACCTGCCGCACCATTGTCGAATCCGAAATCATCGACGCGGGCTATACCATCTATGGCTGGCGCCAGGTGCCGGTCGATGTGTCGGTCATCGGCGAAAAGGCGCAGCGCACCCGCCCCGAAATCGAGCAGATCATGATCGCCGGCCCGATGCCGGAAGAACGTGACGTCGCCGAATTCGAAAAGGATCTCTACCTCATCCGTCGCCGGATCGAGAAGAAGGTCATCGCCGCGCAGATCCAGGATTTCTACATCTGTTCGCTGTCCTGCCGCTCGATCATCTACAAGGGGCTGTTCCTGGCCGAATCGCTGTCGGTCTTCTTCCCCGACCTGCAGGACGAGCGGTTCGAAAGCCGCGTCGCGATCTTTCACCAGCGCTATTCGACCAACACCTTCCCGCAATGGTGGCTGGCCCAGCCGTTCCGCACCCTCGCCCATAATGGCGAGATCAACACGATCCGCGGCAACAAGAACTGGATGAAGAGCCACGAGATCAAGATGGCGAGCCTCGCCTTTGGCGAGCAGTCGGAGGATATCAAGCCGGTCATCCCGGCCGGCGCGTCCGACACCGCCGCGCTCGACGCCGTGTTCGAAGCGATCTGCCGCTCAGGCCGCGACGCGCCGACCGCCAAGCTGATGCTTGTCCCCGAAGCCTGGCAGTCGCAAAGCGCCGACCTGCCCAAGGCGCATGCCGACATGTACGACTATCTCGCCTCCGTCATGGAGCCGTGGGACGGGCCAGCCGCGCTCGCCATGACCGACGGTCGCTGGGTCGTGGCCGGCGTCGATCGTAACGCGTTGCGCCCGCTGCGCTACACGCTGACCGGCGACAATCTGCTGATCGTGGGATCGGAAACCGGCATGGTCGTCGTGCCCGAAACCACCATCGTCAAAAAGGGCCGCATGGGTCCGGGCCAAATGATCGCCGTCGACCTGCTGGAAGGCGAAATCTACGACGATCGCGCGATCAAGGATCGGATCTCGGGCGAACGCCCCTATGGCGAACTGATCAAGGACTTCCTTGCCGTCGATGATCTGGCCGATGCGCCGACCGCGCTGCCGGGCTGGGACAAGGCCGAACTGACCCGCCGCCAGGTCGCCGCCAACCTGACGCTGGAGGATCTGGAATTGATCCTCTCGCCCATGGTTGAGGACGCCAAGGAAGCCATCGGGTCGATGGGCGACGATACGCCGCTGGCCGTCATTTCGGACAAGCCGCGCACGATCAGCCATTTCTTCCGCCAGAATTTCAGCCAGGTCACCAACCCGCCAATCGATCCCTTGCGCGAACGGCATGTGATGAGCCTGAAGACGCGCTTCTCCAACCTCCACAACATCCTGGAGGAAGGCGCGCAGAACAGCCATGTGCTGGTGCTGGAATCGCCGGTGGTGACTAGCGCCGAATGGGCGCGGCTGAAAGCCTATTTCGGCCCGGCCGTGGCCGAGATCGACTGCACCTTCCCCGCCAGCGGCGGACAGGAGCAGTTGCGCGCCGCCATTTCCCGCATCCGTGAGGAAGCCGAGCAGGCGGTGCGCGAAGGCCGCACCGAAATCTTCCTGACGGACGAGGGTGTGAGCGCAGACCGCGCCGCGATCGCAGGCGTGCTCGCGGCAGCCGCCGTGCATACGCATCTGGTCCGCAAGGGGCTGCGCAGCTACGCGTCGATCAACGTGCGGTCGTCCGAAGCGCTCGACACCCATTATTTCGCGGTGCTGATCGGCGTGGGCGCCACCACGGTGAACGCCTATCTGGCCGAAGCCAGCATCGCCGATCGTCACAGTCGTGGCCTGTTCGGCGACCTGTCGCTCGACGCCTGTTTCGAACGCTATCGCACGGCGATCAACGAAGGCCTGCTCAAGATCATGTCCAAAATGGGCATTGCGGTCATCAGCAGCTATCGCGGCGGCTATAATTTCGAAGCGGTCGGCCTGTCGCGCGCGCTCGTGAACGATCTCTTCCCGGGCATGCCCGCGAAGATTTCGGGCGAAGGCTATGCCTCGCTCCACTACAGCGCGATGCTGCGCCATGAAAAGGCGTTCGACGCAGCGGCGGTGCGCCTGCCCATCGGCGGCTTCTACCGCCAGCGGCAGGGGGGCGAGAGCCATGCCTATTCCGCGCAGCTGATGCATCTGTTGCAGACCGCGGTCGCGACCGACAGCTATTCGACCTATCTGCAATTCTCCCGCGGCGTGCGCGACCTGCCGCCGGTCTATCTGCGCGACCTGATGGAGTTCAACTTCGCCCGCGAAGCGGTGCCCATCGACGAGGTCGAAGCGACCACCGAAATCCGCAAGCGCTTCGTGACGCCCGGCATGTCGCTGGGCGCGCTCAGCCCCGAAGCGCATGAAACGCTGGCGATTGCGATGAACCGCATCGGCGCGAAGGCGGTGTCGGGCGAAGGCGGCGAGGATGCGAACCGCTTCAAACCCTATGACAATGGCGACAACGCCAATTCGGTCATCAAGCAGATCGCGTCCGGCCGCTTCGGCGTCCACGCCGAATATCTGGCGTCGGCCGAGGAGATCGAGATCAAGGTGGCCCAGGGCGCCAAGCCTGGCGAAGGCGGCCAATTGCCCGGCTTCAAGGTCACGGAATTCATCGCCAAGCTGCGGCATTCGACGCCCGGCGTGACGCTCATCTCGCCGCCGCCGCATCACGACATCTATTCGATCGAGGATCTGGCGCAGCTCATCTACGACTGCAAGATGATCAACCCGCGCGCCAAGGTGTGCGTGAAGCTGGTCAGCCAGGCGGGTATAGGCACGGTCGCGGCGGGCGTGGCGAAGGCGCATGCCGACGTCATCCTGGTCGCGGGCCATGTCGGCGGCACCGGCGCATCGCCCCAGACCAGCATCAAATATGCCGGTACGCCCTGGGAAATGGGCCTGTCCGAAACCAATCAGGTGCTGACCCTGAACGGCCTGCGCCATCGCGTGAAGCTGCGCACCGACGGCGGCCTCAAGACCGGGCGCGACATCGTGATCGCCGCGATCCTGGGCGCGGAGGAATATGGCATCGGCACGCTTTCGCTGGTCGCCATGGGCTGCATCATGGTGCGCCAGTGCCACAGCAACACCTGCCCGGTGGGCGTGTGCGTACAGGACGAAGCCCTGCGCCAGAAGTTCACAGGCACGCCGGAAAAGGTCATCAACCTGATGACCTTCATCGCCGAGGAAGTGCGCGAAGTCCTCGCCCGGCTGGGCTTCCGCAGCCTGGACGAGGTGATCGGGCGGACCGAACTGCTCAAGCAGGTCAATCGCGGCGCGGAGCATCTGGACGATCTCGACCTCAACCCCATCCTGGCGAAGGTGGACGCCCCCGACGACCAGCGCCGCTTCAGCCTGGAGGGCCGCAATCAGGTGCCCGACAGCCTGGACGCGCAGATGATGAAGGACGCGCGCGCCGTGTTCGAGCGGGGCGAAAAGATGCAGCTGACCTATACGGTGCGCAACACGCATCGCGCGGTCGGCACCCGCCTGTCGTCGGCCGTCACCGACAAGTTCGGCATGTCGACGCTGGCCGACGGGCATCTGACCGTGCGCCTGCGCGGGTCCGCCGGGCAATCGCTGGGCGCCTTCCTCTGCAAGGGCATCACGCTCGAAGTGTTCGGCGACGCCAACGACTATGTCGGCAAGGGGCTGTCGGGCGGCATCATCAAGGTGCGCACCACCGTGTCCTCGCCCCTATCTTCCAAGGACAATACCATCCTGGGCAACACCGTCCTCTATGGTGCGACCAGCGGCAAGCTGTTCGCAGCGGGTCAGGCGGGCGAGCGCTTCGCGGTCCGCAATTCGGGTGCGCAGGTCGTGGTCGAAGGCTGCGGTGCGAACGGGTGCGAATATATGACCGGTGGAACGGCGGTGATCCTGGGCAAGACCGGCGCGAATTTCGGCGCGGGTATGACTGGGGGCATGGCCTTCATCCTGGACGAGGATGGGAGCTTCCCGTCACAGGCGAACCCGGAAGGCATCATCTGGCAGCGGCTGGACAGCGTTCACTGGGAAGCACAGGTCAAGGCGCTGATCGCCGAACATGCGGTGGCGACCGACAGCAAATGGTCCAACACCATCCTGGACGATTGGGATCGCTGGCGCCGCTATATCTGGCAGGTTTGCCCCAAGGAGATGATCAACCGTCTCCCGCATCCGCTCAGCGATGCGCCGGCGGAAACCGTCGCCGCCGAATAGGGGCTAGGGCTGGGCGCCGTCCGCCACCGTCGCCACAAGGGCGGGAGGCGGCGCGGCGTCCTGCGCTGCATGCATGACCGTGGCCGATGATGGCGGCGCTTCGCCCATCGTCAAACTTGCGATCTGTGGCGGTAACGGGCGCACCAGGGTGGGTGAAGGATCGGCGCCTTCCTCCGCCTCATAGGCCCGCACCACAGGATCGTTGCGCCCATCGATCATCCCATCCGCATCCAGCCCGACCATGTCCGCCTTCCAGCGCCGATCGGCCAGCGTCGGACCGCAACCGGTGCAATGGATCGCGCCCGGCCCAGTCTGCGTCTCAAAAGACGTATCGGTGGCGACCGGCTCGTCCATCCCAACATCCATGGTTTCGCTTGCCATGCGCGTGGGAGCCTGCGGGCTGGTCACATAACTGCCCAGGCCCAGACCCATCACGGCGGCGGCCGCGACGGTCGCGCCCGTACCCATCCAGAAATGCGCCGATAGCATGTGTCTTCTCCCATGCCGGTCGAACTCTTCGCCGTCCGGCTTCACCTTCTCCGATCAATCACAACGCAGATGGTGATCGGTTGTTGCATGACCCAAAAGCCTTTGCTAAGGGCCGCCTCCTACCAAGGCACCGGCCCCGCCGGTTTCCCTGTTGATGTGCGGCCATGGCGGAATTGGTAGACGCGCAACGTTGAGGTCGTTGTGGGCGAAAGCCCGTGGAAGTTCGAGTCTTCTTGGCCGCACCATCACTCTCCTGGGCCAGTGCCGCTGCGGCGGCTGGCCGGGACAGGCTGGCAGAACCGACCACATTATTGCCCCGAAAAGTGATTGGCTGTTGCATTGCAACAGGGGGTAGCGTTTGATCCGCCGATGCTCAAAGCCGCGCTCCACCATCTCACCGCCTATCGTTACGACCGCCCGATCCGGCTAGGCCCGCAGGTGATCCGCCTGCGTCCCGCGCCGCACAGCCGGACCAAGGTGCCCAATTATGCGCTGAAGATCGAACCGGCGAGCCATTTCCTGAACTGGCAGCAGGACCCGCACGGCAACTGGCTGGCGCGCGTCGTCTTTCCCGACCCGGTCGATCATTTCCGCATCGAAGTCGACCTGCTCGCCGATCTCGACATCATCAATCCGTTCGATTTCTTCGTCGAACCCTATGCCGAAAATTATCCCTTCGCCTATGACGACCAGCTGAAGACCGACCTCGCCGCCTATTTCGATATCGAGGATCAGGGGCCGCTGTTCGATGCGATGGTGGCGCAATATGACGGCTATCAAAGCCGCACCGTCGATTTCCTGGTAGAGGTCAATCGCCGCCTGCAACAGAGCGTGGGCTATATCGTCCGCATGGAAGCAGGCGTCCAGACGCCCGAAGAGACGCTGGACATCGGCACCGGCTCCTGCCGCGATTCCGCGTGGCTGCTAGTGCAGTTGCTGCGCAGGCTGGGCTTCGCCGCGCGCTTCGTGTCGGGCTATTCGATCCAGCTGGTCGCCGACGTCGAACCGATCGAAGGGCCGAAGGGCGTCACCCAGGACGTGGTCGACCTGCACGCCTGGGCGGAGGCTTATGTGCCCGGCGCAGGCTGGGTCGCACTGGACGCGACCAGCGGCATGTTCGCGGGCGAAGGCCATATCCCGCTCTGTGCCACGCCCCATTACAAGTCCGCCGCGCCGATCAGCGGCATGGCCGAACCGGCCAAGGTCGATTTCGAATTTGCGATGAGCGTCAGCCGCATCGCCGAAGCGGTGCGCATCACCAAGCCCTTCACCGACAATCGCTGGGACGCGGTGATGGCACTGGGGGCACAGGTCGACGCTGACTTGGCGGCGCAGGACGTGCGCCTGACGACCGGCGGCGAGCCGACCTTCGTCGCGCAGGATGGCGGCGACGCGGGCGAGTGGAATGGCGATGCGGTCGGCCCGACCAAGGCCGTCTATGCCGACCGGCTGATCCGCAAGCTGCGCGCTGAGTTCGCACCCGGCGGCCTGCTCCATCACGGCCAGGGCAAATGGTATCCGGGCGAAAGCCTCCCGCGCTGGGCCTATGCGGTCTATTGGCGCAAGGACGGCACGCCGATCTGGCGCGACGACAGCCTGATCGCGCCCGATGACGCCCCGGCAGGCGCGGCGCAGGTGACGGCGGCGGACGCCAAGGCGTTCCTGGCCCATATGGCGGCCAATATGGGCTTTACCGACGACTATACCCAT
This window of the Sphingobium sp. CR2-8 genome carries:
- the gltB gene encoding glutamate synthase large subunit; its protein translation is MTDTNFMASPEERARIAAEGMYHPDLEGDACGVGLVAATDGRPSRRVVASAIDALKAVWHRGAVDADGKTGDGAGIHVDLPVRFFDDAIADSGHKPLPNRLAVGMIFLPRTDLSAQETCRTIVESEIIDAGYTIYGWRQVPVDVSVIGEKAQRTRPEIEQIMIAGPMPEERDVAEFEKDLYLIRRRIEKKVIAAQIQDFYICSLSCRSIIYKGLFLAESLSVFFPDLQDERFESRVAIFHQRYSTNTFPQWWLAQPFRTLAHNGEINTIRGNKNWMKSHEIKMASLAFGEQSEDIKPVIPAGASDTAALDAVFEAICRSGRDAPTAKLMLVPEAWQSQSADLPKAHADMYDYLASVMEPWDGPAALAMTDGRWVVAGVDRNALRPLRYTLTGDNLLIVGSETGMVVVPETTIVKKGRMGPGQMIAVDLLEGEIYDDRAIKDRISGERPYGELIKDFLAVDDLADAPTALPGWDKAELTRRQVAANLTLEDLELILSPMVEDAKEAIGSMGDDTPLAVISDKPRTISHFFRQNFSQVTNPPIDPLRERHVMSLKTRFSNLHNILEEGAQNSHVLVLESPVVTSAEWARLKAYFGPAVAEIDCTFPASGGQEQLRAAISRIREEAEQAVREGRTEIFLTDEGVSADRAAIAGVLAAAAVHTHLVRKGLRSYASINVRSSEALDTHYFAVLIGVGATTVNAYLAEASIADRHSRGLFGDLSLDACFERYRTAINEGLLKIMSKMGIAVISSYRGGYNFEAVGLSRALVNDLFPGMPAKISGEGYASLHYSAMLRHEKAFDAAAVRLPIGGFYRQRQGGESHAYSAQLMHLLQTAVATDSYSTYLQFSRGVRDLPPVYLRDLMEFNFAREAVPIDEVEATTEIRKRFVTPGMSLGALSPEAHETLAIAMNRIGAKAVSGEGGEDANRFKPYDNGDNANSVIKQIASGRFGVHAEYLASAEEIEIKVAQGAKPGEGGQLPGFKVTEFIAKLRHSTPGVTLISPPPHHDIYSIEDLAQLIYDCKMINPRAKVCVKLVSQAGIGTVAAGVAKAHADVILVAGHVGGTGASPQTSIKYAGTPWEMGLSETNQVLTLNGLRHRVKLRTDGGLKTGRDIVIAAILGAEEYGIGTLSLVAMGCIMVRQCHSNTCPVGVCVQDEALRQKFTGTPEKVINLMTFIAEEVREVLARLGFRSLDEVIGRTELLKQVNRGAEHLDDLDLNPILAKVDAPDDQRRFSLEGRNQVPDSLDAQMMKDARAVFERGEKMQLTYTVRNTHRAVGTRLSSAVTDKFGMSTLADGHLTVRLRGSAGQSLGAFLCKGITLEVFGDANDYVGKGLSGGIIKVRTTVSSPLSSKDNTILGNTVLYGATSGKLFAAGQAGERFAVRNSGAQVVVEGCGANGCEYMTGGTAVILGKTGANFGAGMTGGMAFILDEDGSFPSQANPEGIIWQRLDSVHWEAQVKALIAEHAVATDSKWSNTILDDWDRWRRYIWQVCPKEMINRLPHPLSDAPAETVAAE
- a CDS encoding DUF2059 domain-containing protein, whose product is MRLAFLAAPLLLLASPVAAQPQAPVATPQSVDPALLAKAKPIAAIMLPNGTMEKMMGPMMQKMMGPMMDSMTKMPIREFLKVGGLDPEQADKLGEGTIEEMMAIIDPNFRKRMDVIVNSMMPAIGRFMGRYEPDMREGMAEAFAYRYNAAELDQITAFLKTPVGAKFGAGFMELATDPHYIGRLQKVMPEMMRAMPDIMKSSAAELEKLPKPRTYNDLTKAERDRLTALLGADAKKAN